ttatatatatatatatatatatatatatatatatatatatatatatatatatatatatattcacggcattcgtactctgaatcacaatctgattgtatgggtggttacctaccaggtaacgcttctggttggtcagcaagtcggctaacatccgccacggtgccctcagttgtgagaagcagatcatagaatggttgaaatagtttactgtcaaataatgcaaagagtacgcgacacgtgtttcgccctaattctgggctcatcaggcatacacactctactgcactccctctcgggaatcgaacctcggacgtcagcgctagaggcgaagcccctaacgttgcgccacggcgtgtggttcgtttatttgacagtatgtagattggggtaattacattcatgtcaCATGACGAATGCCGGGGGTTTCGCCTCTAGTgcagacgtccgaggttcgattcccgagagggagtgcagtagagtgtgtacgcctgatgagcccagaattagggcgaaacacgtgtcgcgtactctttgcattatttgacagtaaactatttcaaccattctatgatctgcttctcacaactgagggcaccgtggcggatgttagctgacttgctgaccaaccacaagcgttacctggtaggtaaccacccatacaatcagattgtgattcagactacgaatgccatgaatgtaattaccctgatctacatgctgtcaaataaacgaaccacacgccgtggcgcaacgttaggggctttgcctctagcgctgacgtccgaggttcgattcccgagagggagtgcagtagagtgtgtacgcctgatgagcccagaactagggcaaaacacgtgttgcgtactctttgcattatttgacagtaaactatatatatatatatatatatatatatatatatatatatatatatatatatatatatatatatatatatatacatacaatatacagtgcatccggaaattattcacagcgcatcactttttccacattttgttatgttacagccttattccaaaatggattaaattcatttttttcctcagaattctacacacaacaccccataatgacaacgtgaaaaaagtttatttgaggtttttgcaaatttattaaaaataaaaaaactgagaaagcacatgtacataagtattcacagcctttgccatgaagctcaaaattgagctcaggtgcatcctgtttcccctgatcatccttgagatgtttctgcagcttcattggagtccacctgtggtaaattcagttgattggacgtgatttggaaaggcacacacctgtctctataaggtcccacagttgacagttcatgtcagagcacaaaccaagaatgaagtcaaaggaattgtctgtagacctccgagacaggattgtcttgaggcacaaatctggggaaggttaaagaaaaatttctgctgctttgaaggtcccaatgagcacagtggcctccatcatccgtaagtggaagaagttcgaaaccaccaggactcttactagagctgaccggccatctaaactgagcgatcgggggagaagggccttagtcagggaggtgaccaagaacccgatggtcactctgtcagagctccagaggtcctctgtggagagaggagaaccttccagaaggacagccatctctgcagcaatcccctaatcaggcctgtatggtagagtggccagacggaagccactccttagtaaaaggcacatggcagcccgcctggagtttgccaaaaggcaccagaaggactctcagaccatgagaaagaaaattctctggtctgatgagacaaagattgaactctttggtgtgaatgccaggcatcacgtttggaggaaaccaggcaccgctcatcaccaggccaataccatccctacagtgaagcatggtggtggcagcatcatgctgtggggatgttttttcagcggcagggactgggagactagtcaggataaagggaaagatgactgcagcaatgtacagagacatcctggatgaaaacctgctccagagcgctcttgacctcagactggggcgacggttcatctttcagcaggacaacgaccctaagcacacagccaagatatcaaaggagtggcttcaggacaactctgtgaatgtccttgagtggcccagccagagcccagacttgaatccgattgaacatctctggagagatcctaaaatggctgtgcaccgacgcttcccatccaaactgatggagcttgagaggtgctgcaaagaggaatgggcgaaactagccaaggataggtgtgccaagcttgtggcatcatattcaacaagacttgaggctgtaattgctgccaaaggtgcatcgacaaagtattgagcaaaggctgtgaatacttatgtacattggatttctccgtttttttatttttaataaatttgcaaaaacctcaagtaaacttttttcacgttgtcattatggggtgttgtgtgtaggactctgaggaaaaaaatgaatttaatccattttggaataaggctgtaacataacaaaatgtggaaaaagtgatgcactgtgaatactttctggatgcactgtaatatatatatatatatatatacacacacacacacacactaggggggcaagcccccctggcgcctttggcgcccaaccccTAGTTGCGGCCAGAGTATtggtaaaatctgtaaatgtacaaaagaaatattattatttattggagtcaaaatcacaaaattctataaatatgtaaaagaaaaatgattatttaacggagtaaaagtcatgaaatgagaataaaatatttactctcttaccgattggagtattcctgttaaactgaggttCACTATGCTCGATgaatatttataagagactaaataaacgatccattcattttaactggcATTCGTATAAACCATGACTTttatgatattttagtttataatttaaaaatggaataagaatccgaagatctaacaacatcacattaaagttcgataaattctgaaaagaatgataccaaacatatatatgtaggttttaaaataagcccgatttaaagcgtgacataaaattgtcaaataaaatcgttgcacttttagacttaggattttataaaatatatatatatatatatatacacatataatctATCTATTGATGCATTATTTAAAGAAGTCCTGTAATTTCcacctggagacaaataaaagtTCTGTCTAGTGATGCTGCTCCTTTAGAAATGCAGTATCATGGGTGTGAATCCAGTGTCCAGTTGTTGTCTGTGAGGAGTTCACATGTTCTTTACATGTTTCTGTGGGTTTTAAtcccatatccccaaagatgtgtgtttgtTTGGGTATTTGGAGATTCTAAATGGCTCCCAAGTGAGTGTGGGTGAAGGTTTATGCATAAGAGGGCACTTGGATTGACTGATGCCCTGTTCAAGGTTGTTTCTCGCATTGTGCCTAGTACCCTCAGGATACTCTTCGCCCCTTACTGTGATCATGAATTGGATTATGATATGATGAGTATGAGGTAAAGAAACAGAATGTCACCTTGCAGATCAGTAcgtgtgttttaatattttaggCCAGTGCCACTTTTAGTGTCATCATTTTATCTCATATTCTAGCACTTTGACTTCCAGTTTCCAGATCACCATCTTCttttataatacgctaccatggctgtctgtctgtccaggattttaaatcacctgtagcttgctaccatttgaactattgacttgaaatttggtacacgtatactacttgatgtctactatccgcttttggggtgatgattgacctccaaggttattctgctttttatttttattttattttattgtagagtcaactcttgacagcggccagcagggctgccatgcggcgcatgcgtacaggcgctgttctcatccctaccacattcgccatcacttcccctacctcttcatatcttaaatcattgttgaggcagttTGAAGACTTAAAtcccagcttaagtgaaaaattaaggaaaaagtaattgcaatacaaacactgacttaatcagttttaacgtgaaaagatgccgacaaaagaagagaagacgcgggccactagggtggagaaaagaagagctgctcagagaGCAGCAAGCgcttcaacctctgagcaaatgaatgctaaacgtacagagagagagtatgaaaactaggaatgctcaagtcaagtgtattcactgcacattatcgtgcagtgcgccgttactggtacagTATATTTTAGGAAAAATGAACTGTTAGGAATGACAAGGTGAAAGTGGCACAGATATCCATCCATGTGCTTTACTGTTTCATTTGTGGTGTGGTGGCCTCAAATCTAAGTAGGCCTGCTTGTTTTTTCGTCTGTTActattgtgaagcactttgaactGCTTTCATGTATAAcgatatactatataaataagtAGCCTattgctaaacaaaaaaaaatgagagtgGACCACTCAGACCTCAGCAGTTGTTCACCAAAAATAATATCTAGTTGATGTTTAGTAAGTTCCCAAGctaaacagcaacaacatttatttctacagcacattttcatacacaggatgtagagcaaagtgctttacacaatgtcaaaaaagtaggaaaaagcaaagagaaacaaattaaaattagacaagAATAGTAAATACATATGCACTTACACAACACAGAAGATTAGTAAAAAGGCagagtctttatatatatatatagtaacatatTTTAAGACTCAAAAGACAAGTCCGGTGATAAGGTCAAATGGCCTGGCAGTTTCCTTACATGCATGTAGAGGAAAGTGTTTCTGCAGGAAATGTACTCTTCAGCGGTTCTACTTTGCTCCTGCATTGAACACAATGAGCTTCATTTTATTACCTCTTTATTGTGGACTGACAACGTGACATGCCACCTTAATTCTGGTTTATACTTGAAGCATCAGCGCGGCACAAATAACGTCATTTTTGGAGACACACTGCTGCACCTGGCCAGGTTTGTGTTTTGACCGAGTGTTGAAATTCTGTTGTCTATGCTGAGCAGTGGACACGGCAGCTGTGTATCCAAGATTGGGGAATTTAAAGAAAAGGCTGGTTACGGAGGTTCCAGAATGATGAATGAAGGGCTGTATATGAAGCAACAGGTCATTAAAACGCAAGGAAGAtatgcaaaaacatttgaaatgcatctcCTGATCATATGGGCACCCACTCACGACAATATTCCACTCGCCCTTCCTTCACCACTTTTAGTCAATAGGTCTGACATTCTGccttctccttttcttccactCAAAGTCTGTAATACCAGGTAAACTTCATTCTTCTGTCTGCAGAGTCTCACATCCTCTGCTGTGACATTACCAGCTACAGTATGTGACTGTGGCCCAACACTGTCACGTATTGACTTGGAGAATATCAATGTGTGTGTTTCGGTCCCTCCCTGTGCGTCGGCGTAATGTGGTAAATATAAACCAGACTTTAGCTCTCAGCCCCATGGATGGTAGCTCAAGGTGCCTCCCTTAGCCCTTTGTTTTATTACTGTGGTGTGTTTTAGAAAGTGGTGCCATTATTTCACCcttctttctttgctttttttttttttcaggctgtCGGCTCTGAAATGCATAGAGGAACCAGCTTCCAAGAAACAGAGCCTGAAAATCAGACTCAAGAACCAGAAGGTGATCCATCTTCCCTTTTCCTGCTTTCTCTTTATGAATTTGTGACTTGGGAATTTCCAGAAAAATCACCCGGACTTTCACCATCACAAGCACCTAGGCAGCCAATCGAAATGGAAACTGCTTTGTAGTGGTTCAGTTGAGAGTGTGTGTCCTCTCCATTAGTGCCAACTTCTGTCCCGACCAAGATCATAACTAGGGCTCAGCTCCTCCCTTTTATTTAATTACCATTTAGTCAAACATACGTTGATATCTTGGAAGACATATAGTAAAAACATGGCTGGAGAAGTCTGATTTTCttgaaatccattcatccattatcaaacaCACTTACAGTAAAtaagattagttttttttttgttctacatTTCAACttgtacaatttcttatattaggaatttgttagtttttgtatatcccttggggtcagagcgtaggGTGAGCCAttatacagcgcccctggagcaattgcatgttaagggccgtgcttaagggcccagcagagtagcatctcttttggtaGTAATAGGGATTCTGACCGGCAACCATCCAGATACCATCACAGGTCCTTAGAAAGGAGGACATCATTCACATCCATCTGGGTGGCTCCTAGCAATATTTTCCCAATATTTCAGCTGTACACTTTTAAAAAGTTGTGAAAGATTCCATGTTAGCTCCGTGACTCAATAGTTGGCTACAGATTCTCAAAGCCCTTTATGTTATGAAGTGCGTCCTGGCTTCtgtgttaaaattattttctcataATTTACACTCGTATTCATGAGTACTTCCTAAATCTAGTTCaggtttaaagaaatactccacccaaaactgatattttgttatgttacttacctcatgtagtttgtagtggtggctgagaaattTTTTTATCTCATATTTTTCTGGAGAAAGGACATAACAAAGATTCTAATTGAATGGGACCCAGCAGTGACCAATCCTGGTCagcagcaaacaatgtgaaaaacatccatggaaaaaagaaaaaaatcctgcaTAAGTTTATCCTTTTGCATTCTCAGAACACacaaaaatatgtgcatttttttgcaaaaatattaataattcttaCTTCCAGGAAACTCATTGCCTGATATGAACTAAACTGAAGATCCACCTCTCACCATCATTGATTGatcaagaatcctgtcttcagtTTATAAGCTCTGTATTGTGGGAATGCagagtgaaaaggaaaaaaagcaagcataataataagaaacaaatgaattcagaaagaatgcagaccccttcactttctgcacattttttttgtgttgtagatttaattttaaatggaatctTTTGCCCATCGATAAAccgtaatgacaaagtaaaagacgaaagtgaaaatgtgttttcagcagggtttgcacattttttcaaaatgaaaaagtgaaatccCTCATTCATAAGGTCCTTGCAGAAAACCTGCTTGAGAGTGCACACGACCTCAGACTGGGGGCAATGGTTCACCTTTTATCATGACACTGACCCAAACCATACACCCaacacaatgctggagtggctttgaggACGAGTCTCTTACTgttctttgagtggcccagccaaagcccagacttaaaccccatagaacatctgcggagggacctgaagatggcagtttacagaagaTTCCCATCTGAAAGGATCTGCCAGGATAAACTGGCCAAATCCAGGCTTGCAAAACTTgaagagacttacccaagaaggtTCGAAcgagtaattgctgccaaagagaaTTCTATAAAGTACCGAATTAAACGTTtgaatacttttatgaatgatggatttcactttttgattaaaaaaaaaaaaataaacaaattgcaaacctttctgaaaacacattttcactttgtcattatggattattgagtgcagTTTGATGGAcaaatgtatctgtttaaaattaaatctacagtatgcaaaaagtgaatgggtctgaatactctcTGACTCCACTGTATGTTGTCTATGaaagaataataatttataaccagggtgtatatatatatatatatatatatatatatatatatatatatatataattatattcattgcattcgtagtctgagtcccaagctgattgtatgggtggttacctaccaggtaatgcaagtggttggtctgccatttgtcAAACATCCATCAcggggccctcttcagttgcaagaagcagatcatggaatgttgcatagtttactgtcaaataatgcaaagagtatgcgacatgtgtttcgcccttatttgggctcatcaggccccgtggtggatgtttgccaaatggcagaccaaccacctgtgttacctggtaggtaaccacccatacaatcaggtcgggactcagactacgaaggcaatgaatgtaattactccaatctacaggctgtcaaataaatgaactacacgccgtggcgcagtgtaaagggACTTTGTTTCTGatactgacgtccgaggttcgatccctgcaaggggagcagtagagtgtgtatgcctgatgagcccaaataagggcgaaacacgtgtcgcatactctttgcattatttgacagtaaactatgcaataatatattatatatatatatatatatatatatatatatatatatatatatatatatatatatacacacacacacacagatagatggatagatagatagatagatagagtgcaaaGCCCATTAAATACCAAAGTGgcatattgaattttgattgaACGTCTTGGCTGCCTATAATAATGGTTGCTGTAGGAAGGCACTAACATGCATTCTAACGATGGTTGCTGCTTTATGCCCAAAGGTGTGACCCCACAGCCTTAAGTTGGAAAGAAACAGGTTCAGGAAGTGGATGCCAGGAATGGTGAGATGAATTTGGGTCCATTGGGCATTTCATGAATTTAGAACAGTGGGAGTGTTGCTGCCTCGTGGCACTGGGTTCAAGTTTTGGCCTGTgcagagcttgcatgttctctccgtgttcCTGTAGGTTAAACTGACAAGTAACTCTAAATCACCATAATGTGACAAAATGGTGACCTGTCTGGGGTTGGATGCTGAAGGGTTAGATTCCAATTCTGTGTAGTGGAAGAAAgtggattttaaaaaaataaaaggatggaGGGCAGCACAGAGGAAGAGATGTGTATATTAAGAATTGCGGAGAGTCTCTGATAGCTGACATTATTACAATACCATTCACCCATCAGCATAGCATCACTGATTCATTATGGGGCATAAAGTGGGTTTGTTGGGAGTGTAGAAGTGGAACACTTTGGAAATACAAGGGTAACtgacactgcagttttatgttgtGCAGAAGATGTTGTTTTGTCATAAAACATGCATAACATAGCTAATGACTACGCACCCAGGCAAGACGCTGGCAAGAAGAGGATGAGATCGATCTGCTGCTGATGTCTACGGGATGTATGATTGTTaaactgccttgcagtaaggagaccagggttcacgtcccaggtgttccctgcatgttctccctgtgtctgtatggatttCCTCTGACAATCAAAAGATCTGCTAATTAGATGGATTGGCGTTGTCAAATTGGCCTAAATTTTGTatttgtgtgccctgtgatggactggcaccttatccaggaatagttcctgctttgtacccgaTGACTGCTGAAACAGGCTGCAGCCAGCcagtgaccctgccctggataagcagattaggaAAATGGAATGGAGGACGTCATACGTATGGGCAAATGTACACTAACCAGAGCAGATCACGTCAACTCTGTGTGCCAGAGTTTTTAATAACATCACATTCTTAATTCAGTTCTGGGGGCCACAGCCTAACGTGGTAGCACTGGACGCTTTTTATGTAATGTAAATAGTTTTTTAGAATCtgtaaagaatgaatgaatgatcacTGTGAAGGTGATATTCTACACCGAGAAGAGCACAGTTCAAAGTATTGTATACAGCAAGATTTAAATAGgaaataaaatgtcaaattttaaGAGACAGCAAAACTCCACAAGTGAGGTATATATGCCAGGCTCTTGACCAACAAATGAAATCCATGTCTAAAATGTAGAAAAGCCCCGTTACCCCTGGAGCCACATACTCAGACCGGCCAGATGGACATGAACACAGAACTGTTTAGTGGGGAAAATGAGTGCCGACATGTCGGGCAACTCAAAAACTCACACTTGTTATGGTTTCATCTCTTACAGGTGGCGGGAAGGAACATCCAGTGTCAGAGCCTGGCATGATCTGGAAGGTGACCGGTGGCATCTTCAGCGTCACCAAGGGAGTGGTGGGAGCCACAGTAGGCGGCGTGGCCTGGCTGGGAGGAAAGGGCTTGGAAATGACCAAATCTGCAGTGACGAGTGTGCCAGCTGCCGGCGTGGGCTTAGTGAAGGGCGGCGTATCTGCAGTGGCGGGTGGCGTGAGCACCGTAGGGTCAACGGTGGCCAGCAAAGTAACTTTTAAAGCAAAGAGGAAGGATAAAGCGGAATGAACTGGCAGTGTTGGGTGAGCTCTGAAGGGACTAGAAGTTTTAGGCCGTGACTTTCTGTGACGCGTCCATATGTGTctgcttcgtttttttttttttttgttttttaagttttcattttcagtattaagagttttgttggaaaaaaatatttgtatattttttaaacaaaccagCAAATGTGTAACCATCATTTCAAGCTGTACATGTTCAACGCAGCAACGTGTTTATAGTGCCTCCCAAGACGTGCGTCACACATTTGGAATTATGACTGGGGTTGGAAGTTTCTCTCCAGCGTTCAAGAATCTTTCCGTTGCCCAGCTACACCAGATTTTTGACTCATGTAAGAATGTGCCTTTTAGTTTCTTAAGTTTCCATGAGAGTGTGAAGTGCATCACCTCTCTGCCTTGACCTGTGGGCCATTTCCAAGAATAACgtctttgt
The sequence above is drawn from the Erpetoichthys calabaricus chromosome 3, fErpCal1.3, whole genome shotgun sequence genome and encodes:
- the zgc:153675 gene encoding transmembrane protein 263 isoform X2; translated protein: MHRGTSFQETEPENQTQEPEGGGKEHPVSEPGMIWKVTGGIFSVTKGVVGATVGGVAWLGGKGLEMTKSAVTSVPAAGVGLVKGGVSAVAGGVSTVGSTVASKVTFKAKRKDKAE
- the zgc:153675 gene encoding transmembrane protein 263 isoform X1, whose product is MVKAVGSEMHRGTSFQETEPENQTQEPEGGGKEHPVSEPGMIWKVTGGIFSVTKGVVGATVGGVAWLGGKGLEMTKSAVTSVPAAGVGLVKGGVSAVAGGVSTVGSTVASKVTFKAKRKDKAE